A segment of the Sulfitobacter sp. DSM 110093 genome:
CAGTCTTCTGACTGCTGCCATTACGGCGATTGGGCAGATGGTTCTGGCCCTCCTCAATCCCTTCAGCGCGCTCCTCTCCCAGATGCTCTTCCATCTCGGCCGTCAGTGCGCGTTCTGCCAATGCTTTGGTCAAATCAGCAAGAATGCCCTCCTTGCCAAATAGGTCGCCAGACGACCGGCCTTCCATCAGCTGGTCCAATAGTTCTTTGTCGATGCTCATACGTGGGTCTCCTTATAGAGCAGTTACCACGCCAGAGCACAAAATTCAGGACAGTCCCTTGGCCTCCAGTCAGGTCAGCCGCGCCGCAAAGCTGCTCGATGACGAGCTCGCAGCATGGCGCAATCGGCCTCTGGGCGAGATTAAATATCTGATCCTCGACGCCCGATACGAAAAGATGCGCCATGGCGGGATCGTGCTCGGCGTCTCTGTGGCCCTGTCGGAAGCCGAGGTGCATTGGCGCGCCTTCCTCGAGAGCCTCCAAGCTCGCGGCTTGCGCGGCGTCCAATACATTGTATCTGACGATCATGCCGGACTGCGGGCCGCGCGCAGGGCGGTCTTCGGCGGGGCCACATGGCAGCGCTGCCATTTTAACTCGCCCAAAACGCCATCCATCACGCGCCGAACCTTGCCGTTCGCAAGCGCATCGGTGCCGAGCTCCACGAGATCTGGAACGCGGCCTCCCTCGCCAAGGCCGAAACCAGCTTGGCCGACTTGGTCACCGAGTATCGCGATACAGCGCCGAAACTTGCTGCATGGCTGGAGAAGAATGTCCCTGAGGGCCTCACCGTCTTCACCTTGCCAAAACACCACCGCCGCCGCATGCTCACCTCCAACCCGATGGAGCGCAGCGTGCAGCAGGAGTTGAAACGTCGCACCGTTAAGGTCCGGGTATTTCCCAACGAGGTCGCCCTTGAGCGCCTGGTCAGTGCCGTACTGTTGGAGATCGACGACAAATGGGCCGCCAACACCAAGGCCTACATAATAAAGTGGGAATGCCAGGACCCGTGATCATGGTGTCAGAGAATTTCCAGACCACAGTTTGCACAATCGACTCCCTCCCGCGATTACACCATGTGGACGCCCCTCCCGACGGCATCTCAATGTGCCATTGTGGTGAGTGTTAAAGCCACCACAAAGCCGGTGTGCTGCCTAGGGTCTGTGGACATTTAGGATTCCCATCTAACCTAATTTCTGATTCAAGCTTCCAAAATGGAGGTTTGAATGAACACGCAGCGCTTTGTAGTGACGGATCATGTTTGGCAGCGGCTTGAGCCCCATTTGCCGGGAAAGGCCAGCGACGCGGGGGCTACGGCAAAGGACAATCGCTTGTTCCTGGAAGCAGTCTTCTGGCGCGTCCGGACCGGCTCACCATGGCGCGACCTGCCGCCCGCTTTCGGCAGCTGGAACAGCCAGTTCCGGCGCTTCCGTCGCTGGGCCAAGGCGGGTGTATTCGAGAGTCTTTTCAACGCCATGAGCGGTGACCCCGACCTCGAATACGCGCTTATCGACGGCACGATCGTTCAGGTTCACCAGAAGGCAACCGGCGCAAAAGGGGGACTCAGGCTCAGGCCATCGGGCGCTCGCGTGGCGGCCTGACGACCAAAATCGTGGCCCTGGTCGATGCGCTTGGCAACTTGGTCCGCTTTCTGCTGCTGCCCGGTCAGGCGCATGACATGAAAGGCGTCGCGCCGTTGATCCGAGATGTCTCCTTCGGCGCGCTTATGGCGGATAAAGCGTTCGATGCGAATTGGCTTCTGGAAGAACTGGACGCGCGTGGCACAACCGCCGTGATCCCGCCGAAAGCGAACCGCAAGCATCAACGCGACAATGACGCCGACGCCTACAAATGGCGGCACCTTGTCGAAAACTACTTCGCGAAGATCAAGGAATTCAGAGGTATAGCGACACGCTACGACAAAACCGATTGCAGCTACATAGCCAGTTGGAATCTTGCGGCTGCCTTGATTGCTTCAAGATGAATGTCCACAGGCCCTATAGGTCGGGGGTGACCACACATTTTGCGATCACTGGCAAATTACAGAGCATCTTATACCCTCTGGTGAGGGCGCTTTTATCTCATCGAAAGAATCCTAGCGCTACTGCAATGCCACAGCATGATCAGATGCGCTAAACGCCGTCGATCAAAATGTACAAATCCCGCTTCAGTGCGTCCCGACGCGCTCTCAAAGAAGCGATCGGTTCACTAAATTCCGATCCGAAAACCGCGGCAAGCTCTTGAACTCTAACGATCCACGTCACACCCTCGAATACGACAATTGGCGTCAGTCCCGGAAAAGCCGTATATCGGTCAGCCTCGCGCAAAGGGGCAACAACAGGTGAGGCGTCTATACCAATGAGATCCGTTTGCAGGTCAACGACAAGCTGCGCACTCCTAAGGCGGTACAAATCGAACTGAGCCATCCCGCCTGTGTCCTAATACCTTCTGAAACTGGATAGAGGCATCCCCTCTTTGGTTGCCTCCACTGCCTAGGCATCTATCGCAGCTTGGTGCTCTGTACACCACAAGCGATTACGCTCAAGCTTAGCGGCTTCAATGATCGCACCTTCGGCAAGACTGGTCATATTGAGGGCCAGCGACCGCGCTGTTTTTGCAACGTCTGCATCTAACGTCAGATTGACCTTTGCCCGTCCCATAGTGAGCCTCTCGGAGTGGGAGTGCAGATAAGGAGTATATTGCGATCAGGCCGATCCAGCAAGGTTACCTTAAGTTCTTTGACCGATCTAACACATCAAAGCCTTATGAGCTCGCACCGCACCACTTTGCTATACCCCCTTGCTTGGCGAGACTACGTCAACAATCGGAGGAGATAGGCACCATAACTGTTTTTCGCAAAACGCTCCGCGCGGTGGCGCAGTTGCTCGGCGTCAATCCATCCCTTATTGAAAGCGATCTCCTCCGGACTGCCAACCTGCAACCCTTGTCGCTCTGAGAGAGTGCGCACGAAATTTCCCGCATCCAACAGATTGCCATGGGTTCCTGTATCCAGCCAAGCAAAGCCGCGCCCCATCTGCTGCACACAAAGAGCGTCCTCGTCTAGATACATCTCCAAGAGTGAGGTGATCTCCAATTCACCCCGCATTGACGGCGTCACTGCCTTCGCTTTGTTAGATGCAGTACCGTCAAGAAAGTAGAGCCCCGTTACGGCATAATTCGAGGGCGGCACGGCGGGTTTCTCCACAATCCCCTGCACGCGACCTTCGGCATTAAAATCCACGACCCCATAGCGCCCCGGATCTGACACGTGATACCCAAACACTGTGCCCCCCTCTTTCTGGGCACCGGCAGCGGCCAACGCTTCAGGCAACCCGTGCCCGAAGAAAATATTATCACCCAAAACCATTGCCGAAGGCGCGCCGTTCAAAAAGGCTTCTGCCAAAATATAGGCTTGTGCCAAACCATCGGGGCTGGGTTGTTCAATAAATGTAAGGGACAGCCCCCACTGGGCGCCGTCACCCAGGCTGCGTTTGAACTGATCCGCGTCCTGTGGCGTGGTAATGATAGCGATCTCACGAATGCCCGCCAGCATGAGCACCGACAGCGGATAATAGATCATCGGCTTATCGTAGATCGGTAGCAATTGCTTGGATATGCCCATTGTGATGGGATAAAGTCGAGTTCCAGACCCGCCGGCCAGCAGTATGCCCTTACGTGCTTTCATGATAGTTCTTTCACAATATCTTCTAGCGCCGGTCGCCAGTCTGGGTGCGTAATGCCAAAATCCCTCTCCAAAGAGCCGCAATTGAGACGAGAGTTCAGCGGTCTTTTTGCGGGTGTAGGGTAATCTGAGGTTGGAATGCCAATCACGTCGACCGGGCGCCCTGCAATGGCGAAGATCTCGCGTGCGAAACACTCCCAACTGGTCGCAGGCGCCCCTGCGTAATGATAGGTACCACCGCCCTGCCCTGCCGTCATCTCAGCGGCCATCTGCAACAGTGTTTCTGCGATCGCCAGCGCCGGGGTGGGTCCACCGACCTGGTCATCGACCACCTTCAGGCTATCCCGGCTTTCACTGAGCCGCAGCATGGTGGTCACAAAGTTGCTGCCCAGTGCGGAGAACACCCAAGAAGTCCTGAGTATTGCATGGGCCCCGCCAGCCGCGCGCACGGCTGCTTCACCGGTCGCTTTGCTGCGCCCATAAGCGTTGATTGGGGAAATTGGATCGTCTGGGCGCCAGGGGCTTTGTCCGCTTCCATTAAAAACATAGTCTGTCGAGACGTGCAGAAAGGGAACTCCCAGCTCAGCGCAGGCCCGCGCCATGGCGCCAGGAGCCTCGGCGTTGATGACCGTGGCGAACGCCTCATCTGCCTCAGCACGGTCTACGGCTGTATAGGCCGCAGCATTGATAACCGCAGAGGGGCGCGCCGCGCGGATCACTGCGGCGCAGACTGCGGGGTTGGTGAGGTCGGCTGCAGCGCGGTCGAGAAACTGCCCACCATGTGCAAGCTTACGCAGCGCAACGGCGAGCTGCCCGGTGGTACCAAAGACAAGCAAGCTCATGCCCGACCCAGCCTTTCTCCAACGCCATCACGCGCTTGCAGCGCTTGCCACCAGTCGGGATTGTCGAGGTACCAAACGACTGTTCGGCGCAAGCCTTCCTCTAGCGTGACCGAGGGCTGCCAGCCCAGTTCTTTTTGGATACGGCTGGCATCAATGGCATAACGGGCATCGTGACCCGGGCGGTCGGCGACGAAGGAAATTAATTCAGAATAGGCATTCTTAGCAGGACGTAATTCATCCAAGAGCGCGCAGATCTGATGTACCAAATCGATGTTACTCAGCTCGGCATTGCCGCCAATGTTGTAACTGCGTCCCACAACCCCTTTGGTTACAACTGTGAGCAGCGCCTCGGCGTGATCTTCAACATAGAGCCAGTCACGTATATTCTCGCCTGCACCATAAATCGGGATTGGCTTGCCCGCCAATGCGTTAAGGATGACGACCGGGATCAATTTTTCCGGAAAATGATACATCCCGTAATTATTGGAGCAATTGGTCAGCAGCACCGGCAAACCATAGGTCTCGCCCCAAGCCCGGACAAGATGGTCGGATGCAGCTTTGGAGGCTGAATAGGGGCTATTGGGCGCATAGGGCGTTTCTTCGGTAAAGAGGCCTTCAGCCCCGAGGCTTCCGTAAACCTCGTCGGTGGACACATGATGGAAGCGGAAGCTTTTTGGGCGGCCGCGGCCCTCCCAAAAGATCCGTGCCGCCTGAAGGAGCTTATAAGTTCCGGTCACATTCGTATCAATGAAGGCGCCTGGACCATCGATGGACCGATCGACATGGCTCTCGGCCGCCAGGTGGAGCACCGCGTCCGGGGCATGAGAGGAAAATATTCGGGCCAACGCTTTTTCATCTCTGATGTCTGCGTGCTCAAACCGATAACCCGGCAGGTCCGCCACCGCCGTCAGATTATCAAGACAAGCGGCATAGGTCAGCGCATCCAGGTTCACCACCTCATGTCCCTGGGCCAAGGCAAGACGCACCACGGCAGACCCAATAAAACCGGCACCCCCGGTGACAAGCAGCTTCATGCGGGAGTCCCCCAGCTAAAATGCGGCTTAATTTCGGACAGCAGAGGCGCGCTCGCGTCTTTCTCAGATAGGATCGGCGCTTGTCCTTGAAGCCCCCAATCAATGCCAATCGCGGGATCATTCCAGCGAACCGCTGCGTCGCAGTCGGGCGCATAGCTATCGGTGCATTTGTAGACGATTTCGGTCATCGGTTCGCGGGTGATAAACCCGTGTAAAAATCCAGCCGGTATAAACAGTTGACGTCCGTTCTTAAAGCTAAGGTCGACGCCCAGCCATTGACCGAAGCTGGGTGAGTCATGGCGGATATCCACAGCCACATCGAACAGCGCACCACGTCCACAGCGCACGAGTTTTGCCTGCGCATGCGGCGGGGTTTGGAAATGCAGGCCGCGCAGTGTGAATGGCGCCTCAGACAGAGAGTGATTATCTTGGACGAAGTGATAGTTAAGCCCGGCATCCGCCATCGTTTTGGCATTCCAGCTTTCGCTGAAAAAGCCGCGCGCGTCGCCGTGGCGTACAGGGGTGAGGATCAATACCCCTGCCAGGGCGGTTTTTTCGATCTGCATCGTATACCCTCAAAAATTCAAAAAACGGTCTCGCTGCCAGAAGCCAGTCCCGAAGGGGCTTTCACCCAAGGCTTGGTAGGTCCACATTAAGTTTTTCTGGGAAAACCTTAATATGGAAGCGACATTTACTCAAACATGGAACATGCGGTGGCTGAAAATTAATCTATGCGTGTCAATAAATACCTTTGTTCCATCTCCGCATAGACCCGTCTTGGGGCCTCTCAGCTTGAACCTTCGCCCTTTGCCAGCGGCTGCGCAAAAGGCCATTCGTGAACCTGATGCCCAGTCCAGGACCGAAGCCGAACTTGGATTTTAAAACAACAGAGGATTTCAGGTCTTCGATAGCTTGAGAGATTTTGCTTCAACGTCAGGAGCCAGGCACGTGGAAGACAAGAAAGGAAAATGGGTTTATCTAAATATATCAAATTGTTGTATGATATTCTTAATTTTCTACCTTTCAGTCTCTGGCGTTCGAACCTGGGGCTCCTGGCGGACATGAGCTGAAATGTTGCTGGACCAGGGCCTTCCGAAATTGGCGAAGACTTCGGGCTCCTTCGCGCCTAGCGAGGAAGCTCTGATGTTGCACGTTATCGGGGTTTTGGCGCACCGGCCTTCTCGACCTTGTAGAAAGTATAGCGCCGGGTGAAACCCGGGCTGCGCAACTCAAAGGTGAGCCAAAGGCCGTTTCGGGAAAGTGGGTCTTTATATCAACCATGAGCCACGTATGGGGCGGCGGCTAATCACTCGGCAAGACCAGTCTTGGTGCAACCCTGCTTAGCTCCAGATGCTACGCTTGAAAAACGAGGTAAAGATCGCCCGTGCTTTCGAAAACGTCACACTTTTGCGCCAAACCATGGGTGGTTCAGCGCCAAATCAGACCCTGGAACACCGCTAGTCTTGATCCGCTCTGCTTCCGCAGCAATCGCGGCTTCATTCTCGCGGAACCAAGCGGCAGCGCGCTCCTCCGAACTTCCCGTAGCCATATCCGCGGCGATGAAAGTTTTGATGTAGTTAGTCATGCTTGCGCCCCTGACTGCGACCTAGGCTTTTAGCTGGGCTTTCTCATCAGGGGTCAGCCTTAAGCTCAGTTTACTCATGAGGTCCTCCGGCGCCCCTGCACACTTGCAAATTTTAGGCAAGTGCACCGCAAAATGCGACTAATTTTTGCGGTGGGTCGGCAAACTGCCGCGCGTATAAGGATTTGTCATCCAAGCTACTTATGTGCGTAACCGGACCTATCCGTCGACCAGCGCCCTGCCCTTGAAGCCTTGCAGCTAACGCCGAAACCTTACTCCCACAACTTAAAGGTA
Coding sequences within it:
- a CDS encoding transposase — protein: MGAELHEIWNAASLAKAETSLADLVTEYRDTAPKLAAWLEKNVPEGLTVFTLPKHHRRRMLTSNPMERSVQQELKRRTVKVRVFPNEVALERLVSAVLLEIDDKWAANTKAYIIKWECQDP
- a CDS encoding IS5 family transposase (programmed frameshift) gives rise to the protein MNTQRFVVTDHVWQRLEPHLPGKASDAGATAKDNRLFLEAVFWRVRTGSPWRDLPPAFGSWNSQFRRFRRWAKAGVFESLFNAMSGDPDLEYALIDGTIVQVHQKATGAKGGPQAQAIGRSRGGLTTKIVALVDALGNLVRFLLLPGQAHDMKGVAPLIRDVSFGALMADKAFDANWLLEELDARGTTAVIPPKANRKHQRDNDADAYKWRHLVENYFAKIKEFRGIATRYDKTDCSYIASWNLAAALIASR
- a CDS encoding CcdB family protein, coding for MAQFDLYRLRSAQLVVDLQTDLIGIDASPVVAPLREADRYTAFPGLTPIVVFEGVTWIVRVQELAAVFGSEFSEPIASLRARRDALKRDLYILIDGV
- a CDS encoding type II toxin-antitoxin system CcdA family antitoxin, whose amino-acid sequence is MGRAKVNLTLDADVAKTARSLALNMTSLAEGAIIEAAKLERNRLWCTEHQAAIDA
- the rfbA gene encoding glucose-1-phosphate thymidylyltransferase RfbA, with amino-acid sequence MKARKGILLAGGSGTRLYPITMGISKQLLPIYDKPMIYYPLSVLMLAGIREIAIITTPQDADQFKRSLGDGAQWGLSLTFIEQPSPDGLAQAYILAEAFLNGAPSAMVLGDNIFFGHGLPEALAAAGAQKEGGTVFGYHVSDPGRYGVVDFNAEGRVQGIVEKPAVPPSNYAVTGLYFLDGTASNKAKAVTPSMRGELEITSLLEMYLDEDALCVQQMGRGFAWLDTGTHGNLLDAGNFVRTLSERQGLQVGSPEEIAFNKGWIDAEQLRHRAERFAKNSYGAYLLRLLT
- the rfbD gene encoding dTDP-4-dehydrorhamnose reductase encodes the protein MSLLVFGTTGQLAVALRKLAHGGQFLDRAAADLTNPAVCAAVIRAARPSAVINAAAYTAVDRAEADEAFATVINAEAPGAMARACAELGVPFLHVSTDYVFNGSGQSPWRPDDPISPINAYGRSKATGEAAVRAAGGAHAILRTSWVFSALGSNFVTTMLRLSESRDSLKVVDDQVGGPTPALAIAETLLQMAAEMTAGQGGGTYHYAGAPATSWECFAREIFAIAGRPVDVIGIPTSDYPTPAKRPLNSRLNCGSLERDFGITHPDWRPALEDIVKELS
- the rfbB gene encoding dTDP-glucose 4,6-dehydratase encodes the protein MKLLVTGGAGFIGSAVVRLALAQGHEVVNLDALTYAACLDNLTAVADLPGYRFEHADIRDEKALARIFSSHAPDAVLHLAAESHVDRSIDGPGAFIDTNVTGTYKLLQAARIFWEGRGRPKSFRFHHVSTDEVYGSLGAEGLFTEETPYAPNSPYSASKAASDHLVRAWGETYGLPVLLTNCSNNYGMYHFPEKLIPVVILNALAGKPIPIYGAGENIRDWLYVEDHAEALLTVVTKGVVGRSYNIGGNAELSNIDLVHQICALLDELRPAKNAYSELISFVADRPGHDARYAIDASRIQKELGWQPSVTLEEGLRRTVVWYLDNPDWWQALQARDGVGERLGRA
- the rfbC gene encoding dTDP-4-dehydrorhamnose 3,5-epimerase, translated to MQIEKTALAGVLILTPVRHGDARGFFSESWNAKTMADAGLNYHFVQDNHSLSEAPFTLRGLHFQTPPHAQAKLVRCGRGALFDVAVDIRHDSPSFGQWLGVDLSFKNGRQLFIPAGFLHGFITREPMTEIVYKCTDSYAPDCDAAVRWNDPAIGIDWGLQGQAPILSEKDASAPLLSEIKPHFSWGTPA